The Zingiber officinale cultivar Zhangliang chromosome 2A, Zo_v1.1, whole genome shotgun sequence genomic sequence TTAATGACAAATGGAAGATGTTTTTAGAACATTATCAGAGTTGTATGAATGGGTAGTGCTTCCCTTCGAATTCGTGAGTCTCAAACGCTCTAAACACATTAATAAGCGCAATGAATCTAAGATCCTTTATAGGAAAAGGTTGATAGTCTACTCTAATGGCATGTTCATAAGACATACACAAACATGACTTGAAATATACATAGCTTATCATTAAATGTCAATCTCAAGAAATGTTCCTTCTCACAAACTCTGATACGATTAGTCGAGatcatcattttttttcataGACATGTGTTTTTATGAATTCTAGAAAAATTAGTATATAttctagtaaaattagaaaaattgaaATTTGACTTGAACCAGACTAATCAACCTAGTATAAGGAATTTTTGCTATCATCTCAGCATCGAGACAAGCTACTACTATAAGTGGGTATTATAAGCGTCAATCTTTGGCGACACCAACTTGATCCCAAGCAATGGTGGACTGCATTCATCTTGATATTTGCAGAAATGTTACTGAAGAGAATCACTAACAAAAAAAATTGTGCTTTTTCACATCATAGAACATATTAATTCAGATTTCAACTAAGTACTTTAGCACTTGAAAATAGATCTTGAAGGATAACATAGAGGGAAGGGTCTGGGGTAAACTTCAAATCAATCAATAAAATCATAAAACAAATTAGGGGGGAGGGCGCTGTGGCAGTTCCACATATTTTTATAAACTAATATCTCTCAATTTAGACATTAATCATCTAATATATGACTTTTGTAGCAATGCTTTAGAAGATATGCAGATGAGGACTATAAAATCATAGAGTACATTAATAAGATTTGACACTAATTGTGCATATTCTGATATAATTTCAGAAATCTTTAAGGGCTTATGCACACCAAGCACATAATCGGTAACAAAATGGAAATAAGGTCCACATATGTAATACAATGTTCCGAGAGATGGAACAAAGAGTGGTAATGGTTCAAACTTTATATGCTCATATGCATAATTGTTAGTCTTCTAGAGGGAGTCCCTCCTTGGTTACCTTAGCTcaggaagttttttttttatttttcctaaatTAGATCTATCAATCTCAATCCAATTATTATTTCTTTCAAGTGCATATACAGTAGCATAGACCACTTCTTAAAACATGTAATTGAACATGATAGCCTCCATATATTTTCCCCGTACAATTACTTTGAGGATGGCATGACACTTGTTCAATGGAAAAATAGCCAATACCAATACTAGCTGGTGCGTTAGATCGCCTAGACTATATTAAATTTGGATTCAAACTataagaaattaaattagaaCCAAAATCTACtggttttatataaaaaaaatccagtTATTCAATTATACAACagaatgaaaacaaaaacaaaaaagagaaatttttcacGTATTCATGGTGCaacaattatttgaaaaataacaaAGATAGGAATGAAAAGAAGTGATGGTGGGATCTCATTGCTAACTATGGAAATAGCATTTTTAGATAGATAAGTGTCACTAACCAATTCCGTATCATCAATAAAGGAATCCTCCGTGTCATATTGATCATCATCTGGCATATCATCAAGTTCTTCATCACTGCTTTCATTTCCCTAGGTCAACAAACTTACATTTATCAAGCCATTAACCAGAGTGTAACAGAATGGAGAATATGATTTCATTAAAATCTAAACAAACCACACAAGAAGGAACTTGAATGTAAGAAGCACTTCATACCACGTAAAGGCGTTCAATCTTCTCTATAACCGCACTAAAACGATTCGGAGGCGGAACTGCATCTTTTGGCTCTTCCGCTGAAGGCTGATTATCCCACAAACAATAAACTAAATTTAtacataattaaatattaaataagtaACAAACATCCAAATTTTCGAACAAATTTAAACTGGATAAAATGCACGTCACAGTTGAAAGTAGCGCATTGCAAACTAATTGAGCTCTCTTGTCGGCAAAAACCAAAAGCATAAATCACAACAGCGAGGAAAGCAATTCGCAAACCAGGCAAACCCTAAGCAGGATAATTCGCCCGAGAAGCAGCACATGGAAAGTAGTAGTGAGATCAAGGAAACCCTACAGCAGCGACTTCTCCGGGCTGCGCAGCAGGTGGCCGGTCAGCAGGACCAGCAACGGGAGGATCTCCTTGCCCCTTACCGTTTTCCTTAAGCAACCGCTTCCAGGACACAATGGTGGTCTCCCCAGGCTTGAGGGTCACCGAGAACCGAAGCCTCTGGTCCCCGCCAGCAGGCGGCGGCTCTTTCTGCAGGGAGACGGCAGCGGAAGAGGACGGGGCCACCGACGCAGCCGGGGGCGGCGTCGGCAGCGATGGCGCTAGCGGAGGCGGAGCGGCGGAGGCAGCAGCAGAAGTGGAAGGCGCCGCGGGGAAGGCAGCGGCAGAAGCCCTAGCGGCGGCATCCATGGCAGGAGCAGGGGATTGCTACGGCATCggaagagagagagagcgagAAGGCGATTAGGGTTGGGAGTGAGATCAAAGAGGAGATCGGAGATCGGCGATCGGGAGGATTGAGCAGAGCAGACGCCGGAGGCCTTAAATAGCCGACCTTCGGCTGCGCGTGAAGCGAACCCGACTGTCCTTCTCCCGAATTGAGTATAACGAGGACCTTTCATTTAGTTCTCCATAATTTaaacctttttatttttatttatttatttattaaatttaggcatacttttaattatataattatattgaTTCATAATATCAGTAAATTACTAGAAGGTTTGGTGTTAATTTAATTCgtgaaaaaaaattatctttgtaTTTTATTTAGTATTTTAACTTATTCACATCTTGTaagttattttatattttggcaaaaataatttagatagatatggctttttacaaaaataaaattaaaaaaaataaaaaacaagctTATTtaccttaatttcaaaactttcatTGCATATTTCCTTGTATATTTTTATATGAAGTTTTTGTATATGTATTTTCGGGATATTCTTTTATCATTTCATTCAATTGGAATAGTTCTTCTAGTTCTATGAATTTTTTAGAATGTATCAATAATAATGATCCTTTTTGAACGTTGAGTCGACGGATACTAGGGACGTGGCACACTCCACTGTCTTCGACTGTTGGTGTAGATCTTTGACGAACTTGCAAAGAAGTCGAGTCGGGAGGGATTTCCCAGCGgcggcccttcgacgctcaagtcagacaacgagaaatgagagaggcagcgtaactgtaACTACAATGAGGATTGTGCCTACCTTCGTTGACGTTTGGAGGTCCTTATATATGACCCCGGGGAGGCGTGGCACTCTTCtcaatgcgtgcacgcttccctcaaacataccttaacgagcccatgtCAGGGAAAGTAcccctgacgccattccgcaatcgtccaagCATATCCCgaatgtgacggtggaaacttccaccgtatgatcctgtgtacggctcagTCGCCAACCCTGCCActgtcggcggcagacgtctcgaggatgatgttatcccctgtctcctttgtcctcatgcgcttcctgtctgttccagggccgagcggttcggcTGCTCGGCAGTCATATCACTTCTGCCCCggttgtaggtatcggtccgactgaGAGGACTTccagtcgtatgctcggatgaaaTTGCTCCTGCCTGTatttgttgccttgtgccccggccgaacggacaacccgcttgGCCATGAAAcatttttaccttgagcatcggaaacccgacccctagtcgggttgtctttcattcgacTCGGGGGATTCCCGGTCGGTCGGCCTTCtcagtccggtcggtcgggtGGCCGGTCGGCCCTCTCAGTCCGATCGGTCAGGtttcagggttgaatctcttgacctttgacctccacgtgtcattgaccttccgccaacgagggtcctcgGCCCGTCCTTACCACGGgatcaaataatattattattttcgtTCTATCCCTCCCGCCAACTTCTTAAATCTCACGTTGTGTTTTTCAATGTATGAGTCTGATATGGGAAAATATCAGACCTATATTGGGTCTGATATTAGATTATATCAAGTTCAACATATATGATATGGGAAAATATTAGGCCCAGTATGAACTTAATATAGAAAATATTAGACTCAGATTATACCTAATATGAAAAAATATGACCAACTTGATATTGGATTATATCAGACTTATAGTAGGTTTGatatagaaaaatattaaatctaTCATGAGACTGATATGGACATTAGAAAATAACGAGAGAGAGAATTTAGGAGGTTTACGTAACGAAgagaataatattatttttagtgttatgtttttttttagttttaaaattaaaaggtTCATTAGGGTAAATAAAGAAATGTGGAGTGATAAAAAACCATTAGATATttgtaaacaaaagaaaatctgttcattaaaaataatataatttgattTAGACAAGCCGACAATgacattataattataattatttgcgTATCTTTTATAATAAATGTATATGATCtgccaattttattttatttggataacttaatattattttatttaatttgattcataataaattattttttaaaattttaatatataatataatttaatattttattatagtaCTCTCAGTTACAAAactaataatatatattattattttcttttaaaatttatttttttaaatattttttagtatttttttactttcctaataataataataataataataataataaataataatatttttaaaattacaacttttttaaaataaaatattacatatttttatttttaattagtttttataatttaaaataaaattttcgttATAAAAATTTTAGGAATATTTTATCCCAAAATATAAATATTGAtagatatttttgataaaaaaattgttaaatctggaatcaagaaaaatgcacgtttttcattttcatttttaaaaaaacgcgcgttttctagaaaacagaaaatcaTTTTTTgttattctctgtttttctaaaaAAACgctatttatttttttagaaaacagtaaaaaaaaaaacgtaaaccaaacatcattttttagaaaacgtacatttttcaaaaaataaaaatgaaaatgaaaaatgtaCGTACCAAACGCacctatttttttaagttttccccATTTGAGTTGTATGCCTCTTTTATTTAAGTGTTAGGTATGAAATCACTATTCAAGAATCACATATTATGTAAACTAAATAGATTTTAGTTGATAGATAGATAATCAAAAGTATCAAGAATAATtcctaattaaataaatttgttttttTCTTATCCATTCGCTTGCCATAAGTCAACGTGGTGAGGAAGTTATCGGAAGTTGGCGTCTTACCCCATTGTGTCAAGTAAGGCATATGTATACCGTCAAATATATTTCTCACATTCGAAGCCAAATTAAGAATCAAGATAAAATCTCGAGCCAAGTAATCCCATTTTGTCTTCTCAAAGGAAGAGAAGACTTCGCCCCAAAGCATAACTTAACCTCCTACTTATTTGTGTTTCGATGGCCAATTCGATCGATTCGTTCGACTACTCTCTAGAATAATCGAACTAGTCATCTGGATCGACAAGTGTAGCTAGTTCAACTGTTGGTTCAACCCGGTTTGATTCGGTCCGAACCGGGTTCGAAAGCATTTCCTTCCTTTGTCTTTCTTATGGATAAAAATGACACGTGTACGGTGCTCATCCacgacggcggcggcggaggcggcgACGGGCGGCGCTCCGACGACGATGACGACGAGGAAGATGGGTGCGCCGACGGCCAACTCATCTACATCCTCAACCTCATCCTCATCGGCACGGCGCGGCTCAACGTCCTCCTCCCCACCGCCACCATCCTCGCCTTCGCCATCTTCGCGCCGCTGCTCAGCAACGACGGCCGCTGCGACGGGCTCCACCGCGCCCTCACCTCCCTCTTCCTCGCCGCCTGCGCCGCCTCCTGCGTCTTCTTCACCTTCACCGACAGCTTCCGGTCGCCGTCGGGGCGGCTCTACTACGGCGTGGCGACCCCGCGCGGCATCTGGCCGTTCAACGCGCGCCGCCGGGGAAAGGCCGGCGCGCCGCCGGACGCCGCGGCGTACCGCCTCAGCTGGCCCGACCTGTTCCACGCCGCGCTGTCGCTGGCGGCCTTCATGGCCTTCGCCGGGCTCCACCGCGACGTGACGGAGTGCTACGGCGTGAGGCTGCCGAGGAAGGTGACGAACGCGGCGCCGCTGGCCGTCGGATTCGCCGTCAGCGTCGCCTTCGTCGTGTTCCCGTCGAGGAGGAGGGGCATCGGCTACCCCTTTCTGTTACAGAAGGACGCAGCCTTCTTCAAGTGATTAATTAGGGGCTAATTATATTGATTAAGCTTAAGACAACACATAATTACTTAATTATGTGTTTATTTCACGACAATGTAGTAAATTAT encodes the following:
- the LOC122043067 gene encoding protein DMP2-like; protein product: MDKNDTCTVLIHDGGGGGGDGRRSDDDDDEEDGCADGQLIYILNLILIGTARLNVLLPTATILAFAIFAPLLSNDGRCDGLHRALTSLFLAACAASCVFFTFTDSFRSPSGRLYYGVATPRGIWPFNARRRGKAGAPPDAAAYRLSWPDLFHAALSLAAFMAFAGLHRDVTECYGVRLPRKVTNAAPLAVGFAVSVAFVVFPSRRRGIGYPFLLQKDAAFFK